From the Aspergillus puulaauensis MK2 DNA, chromosome 1, nearly complete sequence genome, the window GGTATGGGTTTCGGCCCTTGGGTTGCGGCCACGGGCAACTCCCCCGAACTTAGCGATGCATCCAAATCAGTCATTCGAGAGGCTGCTACTACGGAGCTCAAGCAGGACATTGACGGCCAGAGCAACCTGAACAGCATGTACTACAGCGGCAAAGCCCTGAGCAAGTTCGCGACCATCATATATACCGTGGACAAGCTCGCAGGTGATAGCGCCACGGCCGCACCTGCTCTTGACAAGCTGAAGCAGGCATTTGCCCGCTTTGTGCAGAACAAACAGCAGTTCCCATTGATCTACGACACTGTGTGGAAGGGCGTAGTATCCTCCGCAAGCTacggtggtgatgagggtGCTGACTTCGGAAATACCCTCTACAACGACCACCACTTCCACTACGGATACTTCATCCATGCGGCTGCAATCATCGGTGCCCTTGACCCCAGCTGGATCGATGCGAACCGTGACTGGGTTAACATGCTTGTTCGCGATTCCGGCAACGCAGCAACCAACGACCCTTTGttccccttctcccgcgGCTTCGATTGGTACCACGGTCACTCGTGGGCCAAGGGCCTCTTCGAGTCTTTCGACGGAAAGGACCAGGAATCATCCTCGGAAGATTCCATGTATGCGTACGCGCTCAAGATGTGGGGAAAGACTAGCGGAGATGCGAGCTTGGAAGCCAGAGGCAACCTGATGTTGGGCGTCTTGCGCCGCAGCTTCCACAACTACTTCCTCATGGACAGCGACAACGTCAACCAGCCCGCCAACTTCATCGCCAACAAGGTTACCGGAATCGTAAGTAAACTACCAACTTACGTTAGTGGGCAAGCGCAGCACTAACCTCACAATCTCACAGTTATTCGAGAACAAGATCGACCACACCACCTACTTCGGTGCCAACCTCGAATATATCCAAGGGTACCACCCACCCATTTATTCTCCCCACCTCTTGGGCGACAAGCTAACAGCGCAATAGAATCCACATgctccccctcctcccctcctcgtcctACACCCGCAGCCAGAAATTCGTGCGTGAGGAGTGGGACGCAATGTTCGCATCCAACGCCTCCACCCCGGCCGAAAAGGTCGAGGGCGGCTGGAAGGGCGTCCTCTACGCAAACCTGGCTCTCATCGACCCAGCCGCTTCCTGGAATTACTTCGCACAGCCCAACTTCGACTACGGCACAATTGATGGTGGGGCGTCACGGACGTGGTACCTCGCATTTGCTGCAGGTGAGTTTATCTAATCTATACTCCGGTCCGGAAATGGAGAATTCAGCCGCTTATACATTTGCTCTTATAGGACTTGGCGGTGGCTCTGCCTCGTAGATTTTTCCCCCCTCTTTCTTCATTAGATctgtctatatatattatatctagataGACTAAGATGTTTTACCGCGCTCTCGGGCAGAGAGAGAGTCTCGTTAACACTGCGTATCACGGCAGTTGTTTGGTATTCGATTTTGATTTTTGACCTGATGATATCTCTGTTCAGTTTACAGCTTAAAATTCACTCGCTAGTACACACTATATACACTAGTCGGTTGCCTGGTCGTATTCCTCTTCGTACTCCGTAGTGGACTGCCATCTCACCTCAGCGAGAAATATTGCGGCACGTAGTAGGAAGGTACGTAGTTCGACCTACGTGGCTCATGAGCGCGGCGGACATGGCTGATGAGGGCTGCGTAGAGGCTGACGTCATGCGCGTTGTGGCTTGCGTCGCAGTCTGTAACCATTGCAGGGCGTCAAAAGTCCCCCCGTTCCGCCTGAAAACTTAACTGACACTGGTTGGACGTTGGAGTAGTCGAGCTCTCAGCCCTTGATCCAGGGGGGGGAAGGTCCATTAACAGATGAGCTATTTCTCCAAACGAATACGGAGTAATAGCGGTCGGGGTAGACTCGGTGAGTTGTCAACTTAATCGTTGTGATGGAACAAAATATCAAGAGACAAGAAGACGCTAGCAGTTAGTGTTAGCTAACAACCGGCCAAGGCAGGCCAAGAAAGGCCCAAGACCGGCCAATCCGGACCCTGGATCGTCCGGTCGGGTTTCTGTCCTGGGAGCTGTTATTGCTTGGTTCTGAGCATTTTGGTTTTTAGCTTTGGGGGCAGCGCGAGGCACCTgtcccagcagggccagtaCTGCATAGAACGAACAGCGTTGGAGAGATCCATGTCGATAAAATGTGGCAGTGCAGAAGGATGAGAGGGGGTTTGATCTTATAACTCCAGTCCAAGCAGTTGAAAATCCAAGGACAAGTGTAAGATTAACTGCAGCGGAAATTGGCCAGGCCACTTGGAGTGGGGAGTTAGGCGATCGACTGAGGCTGTGCACAGTAGCTCCAGCGACTCGGCCGGTCTTGTCTTGAGAATGTGACCAATGGAAAATGGGGACCCAGCAATGAAGTCAAATTTTCCAGCCACAGGCGCATGCCAACCACGGAGTGCTTTTCACGTTCATCCACCCTAGAGACCCTGATTCCTCCGGGATACTGGTTAATCTCCTGTGCTACCAAGCAAAGACCTCTTGCTCCCGACCTTCCAAGACAGACCCAGTCTTCACTTCTACGGTTGCCGAATTCTTGTCACCCGACCTGACCTACGTAGCCTCCGTCGCTTCTCCAATGTGTAAGTACTGCTCTCCATCCATCTCTATCCGAAGCTCCCAAGTTGgatctctcttcctccacctcgCCATCGATATTAATCTCCTGTCATTGAATTGATTCCTtgtttctcctccttccatcATATCTGATTTAAATTTTGGTTCTGCtacctctgcttcctcttgtCTTGCAAGGATCCACACTGCTGGTCTCTTTCGGTGTTTCTGGATCACACTCTCTTTGAGTCGATTGTTTCATCTTTGTCATTCATCCAGACTGCTTAACTTATTCTTCCCTTcacttctctctctctctccgccCCCTCCCCTCTACTGCAGCTTGTTCAGTATTTAATGCGCATATCAGCCTCGGCCAATTGTTCTGAGAACCTACCAGACCAAGGACCGTCCTGAGCTAACACACCACTTATCCTACTTGGCCAGCATCGCCAAACATCTTTTCTAGTTTCAAAAGACACAGCTGGGGTCCATCAAGAAGGATGACTGGTCTTTCAACAAGCAATGGCGTGCCAGAGCCCAATGAGCGGGACTCCCTAATCGGCGACTCTCACGGCAATCCAGCTCAGCGGAAGCCGGAGCGACACTGGACCAACTGGCCGTCCCATGCTGCGCACTTGACCTGGCAGGTTCTTGTGCGCGACTATGTCAACATTCTTCTTGTTTTCGTCCCATTGGGTATCATTTCCGGTGCTCTCAAGTGGGATAGCGTAACTGTCTTCGTCCTgaacttcttcgccatcgtccCGCTTGCTTCGCTGCTCAGTTTCGTGACGGAGGAATTGGCTGCAACCCTAGGCCAGGCACTTGGTGGCCTGATGAATGCGACGTTTGGAAATGCTGTTGAGCTGATTGTATGATCCCCCTTCTTTCTTGCTCTCGTGCATCCGGGTAGATTTTGGACTGACAGATTTCGTGGATAGGTCAGCATCATTGCCCTGAAAGATAACCAGATCCGCGTTGTCCAAGCCAGTATGCTTGGAAGCATCCTatccaacatcctcctcgttcTCGGCTGCTGTTTCTTAGTTGGCGGCCTCCGTTATCCCGAGCAAACTTTCAATAGCACAGTCGCATCCACCATGTCATCTCTGATGACCGTCTCGTCCGCGTCGTTGATTATTCCTGCTACCCTCTACGCTTCATTGACATCCAGCAACTCCGACAAGACCGACTCGCAGATCCTATTCCTGTCTCACTGGACCGCCATTATTCTCCTCGTTCTCTACATCATATACCTATTCTTCCAACTCAAGTCGCACTCGCAACTTTTCGAAGAAGTAAACCATGAGACATCTGGAGATCCCGAAGCCGCAGGAGATAGCGTCCCGGAGCACGAAGAGGAACAATTGCTTAACCCGTGGGCCGCCAGCGTTGCCTTAGTGATTGTGACGATTCTTGTTGCCATCTGCGCCGACTACTTGGTTGGAAGCATTGATAGCATTGTGGAAAAGACCGGAATGACCCGGACTTTCATTGGTCTTATTCTAATCCCCATCGTCGGAAATGCGGCGGAGCATGTAACTGCAGTTGTGGTCGCCTGGAAGGGCAAGATGGATCTTGCTATTGGCGTTGCTATCGGAAGCAGTCTCCAGATTGCTCTGTTCGTGACTCctttcctcgtcatcttggGCTGGATCATGAATGTCGAAATGACCCTGCACTTCCATATTTTCGAAACCGTGGCCTTCTTTATCTCAGGCCTGGTCGTGACTTTCCTCATTCAAGACGGCAAGTCGAACTACCTTGAAGGCTGCCTGTGCTTGGGAATGTAAGTTGAATCTACCCAGCTATTACGTTATTATAAAACAACCTCACTAACTGGATGCAGGTACTTGATCTTAGCACTTGCCTTCTGGGTGTACCCGGACGCCCCGAACGATAGCGCTCTCTTCCACACTTAAATGCAGTGATTACGCTGAGCGTGGTCTCGAGACACCCTCGAAAGTTTTTTAACTTGTTCGACCGACGCTCTGAATGCTCCATACTACTATACGTCGTTCCCTATTTTTCTAAATGCCAAAAAAAGCGTTAGTTTAATGCATTTGGCCAATCGATCTGCTCAGAAATCTACCAACACTCTTTGATACGCCTCTATTCCTTTTTGAAGACCGGATTCAGGCCGGGTTGCTTAATTATTGTACTGCGGGTCAGTTATCATACGTGTACAGCGAGTCCTCAGGACTCCTCTAGTTGACTTTGTTTCTGTACGTTGGCTTTTGGGACGGAAAATGGGGTGGCTTAAGCTGGATTTGGGAATTTTGTATTACTCCAGCCAGTTATTAGTTCCTCTTCTTATCTGTATTAGTTTAGTCGTTGGAGTAATTGTCCCCAATCATCAAACAAAAGTCCCCTTTTTGACTTATGTCCAAGAAACCTATGATTTCACATTGACGCCGAATTCTTGGCGGcatgcagcagatgcagatgactAAGCGCATGTGGAGAGGAAAATCGTTCGCCGGCAGGAAACATCAACGCCTGCGAGCCGACATCACTCACCATCCACATTACTCTACACACTTGTAGAACCCAATTTCAGATACAGATACCCAGCATGCCGCCCCGGCTCAATCTCTTCGCCGCCAGGACGTCAGTCCCTGTTTTCCGCCAATCCACCACACCGCAGCGCCCCATCGCATCCGCTCTTATTCGAGCCAACGCCGCACCATGCACACGATCTAGCACCCCGCGACGATGGAACTCGTCCGGATCCGACGATAAGAAGAAACTAGAAGAGGCAGAGCACGCGGCTGATCCGTTGCCACATGTTAGCcaggaggctgcggagatcAATGATATTATGGATAAGGAGAAGAGATGTGATGGGACGCCGTCGAGcccggagctggagcaggggACAATGGTTTCAGAGGTATGCATTCGAAGACAAGACATTTAAATGTTTTTTCGTCTTGTtggggaagaaagaaactTGGATCTGGGATTTGAGATTAACGTACTTGTGTCACGCAGATCCTCTCCCGCGATAAGGAAGCTCAGAAGCACGCACCCAAGGTATTCCAGGACCAGATTAACAAGGGCCCTTCTGGGTCTCGCTCATTTTCGACGTCTGCTCGTCGTCTGCAGGTTGAGAAGCAAACTGGTGCTGGGTCCGAGGGGCCCATTTCTGACGCTGAGCAGGCCGCTCTACTCCAGTCTATGATTTCAGAGGCCACCCAGGAACCAGAGGAATTGGCTCCCGGATTGAAATACAAGGCGCCCAAGTCGCTTCCGCGGTCGGAGCACTTCCGGTACCGGTATGAGCCGGTCGTCGAGCAGTTTACCAAGAACCTTATGCAGGATGGGAAGTTGGCGACTGCGCAGAAGGTATGTTCGTTCTTTCAAGCCTGGGTCTTCTGGGTAGACAGCGCCGTGAAAATTGAGCCAGTGACTAACTGAAAATACAGAACATGTCCATAATCCTCGACCACCTCCGCTCCTCACCAGCCCCTCAAGTCAACCCTAACCGACCGCTCCTCCCCGGTCCCCCCACCCCCCAGCTCCCGCTCAACCCAATCCTCTACCTAACTCTCATCGTCGACTCCGTCGCCCCGCTCATCAAACTGCACCACGCAAAGGgtattgctggtggtggccaAACGCTTCAAGTCCCCGTCGCGCTCGCGGAGCGCCAGCGTCGCAGGGCCGCCATTGGGTGGATTATCGATGGGTCAAAGAAGCGGCGGGACGCGAAATTCGCGCACCGCGTTGCGAACgagcttgttgctgttgcggaGGGAAGGAGCGGTGtctgggagaagagggatggTGTGCATAAGCTTGGTATCGCGGGTCGTGTGAATATTGGAGCGAAGGCTAACAAGAGGGGGAAGGGGTTCTAGACGGGTAGTTGCTGGCTAGGAACTACTTCTTCTAAAGTACTGGGGTGTTAGATGGAGGTCACCCCCCCTGTTTACATCTGCCGCCATATTTtgtatttataagaataggGTTTTTGTTGagcattttctttttataacTATGTTAGATATGTATAATTGAACTACAATTAAGCAATTATGTGAGTAAGGGCTATAATGCCACAGGCCGTATACGCGGAACTAAAAGTGTACGGTGTATAGTTAGTGGTCCTATATATAATTGTACTTGTGTCCTGAGCATAACTGAAGAATgatatagttatatagtgGAACTACACAGGGTGACGATGTGGAAAGCACACAAGATAGAATTACACCCCAAGTCCGTCTATACTAAATCAACCCGCCACTAATTTGCAACGCTATCTAATAGCTATACTAAACGGTAGTAACAATATACATTCTCATGTTGTTGCATACAGCTCTGACTAGAATACTGGACAATCCTGACAGGAGAGATGGCTACACTTAGCGCACCTGACTGGGTTAAGGTCGGTGTTTGGCCAATGCCTACCCAAAATGGCACTAAGGTTCTGGTTAGAAAGGTTTGAGGGTATTAAGCGAGACCAGGCAGTGATGGTCGAGTGCTGCTACTTACGCATGTAGGGGTTGTTGGTTCCCCTTCCAAGGATTATTCAGGGTCAGGTTCCTGCTCATCACTTGCTTCATGATCCATGGATCCCCCAAGCTGGGGTTCTCCGGTGTCAGGTCCCATAGCATCAGATTTTCCAGAAGCGAATTCGTCGAGTGACTCAGAGTCGGGTTTGAGATCCGTCGAACTCCCATACGAGGGATCTGACGATTTTTCATTGGCGGTGGCTCGTTGCATAAGTTCATCTGTTGATTCGAAAAGGTGGGTGATGGCGTTTTGGAACGTCATGTAGAGATGCTGGACGTGTGCTATAAACTGGGAATGGGATTCGCTTTTCTGttccctctcttcttttattTCATCCCCTTCGTCCCCTTCATTCTGCTcatcttttctcttttcatcTGGTTTGTGTTCGACCGGGCCGCGCAAAGTAATTTCTAGATCCACGGACAAAGCATTGATCCTGGCAAGTTGGTGGATAACATTCTGGTCAATAAGATTATTTTCGTCGAGCATGTCCTTTAGAGAAACGCCGCTTCTCTGTGCTTTATCATCGTAGCCAACGCTATCTGCCCAGTCTAGGAGTTGTGCGaattgccattgccattcCCTCACAGATGCCCCGGGATCGGAATGAAGCGTAATGAGGGGGAAGGTGCTAAATATATGTTGTGCACGGCCACGGAATTTTGTCCAGCCGTCGGCGGTTATAATATTTCTGGCGTCCTCCATGATATAGTCGGTGATTCAGATAAATATATCGTACTGGAAATGAGAAGGTAAAAACAGTGgaagtagtagtagtagtagtagtagtagtggTAGTGATATTGATGACAATCAGACGAGGTTGATGGTCAGATAGTCCTGGGGGTTCAAATTAAAGTAGGAAGACTTGATGCTCTTCGCTCCTTCCCTCTCTTGAGTCCTTCCCACAGTCCCGTCCATCTCCAGGCAAGCCGTGAGAGTGAGTTGTGAAGAGATGCATTAGAGCCACAGTAGCCACCCCGGCTCATATCAAGTGCCTGGCACACGCTCCTTCTAGCTTTGACGCAGTGAACTAGTCCCGCGGTCCAAAAGACCGTGGAAACGGCGGCCTTGCTCTCGCGACTATTCCACTCATAAGAACAGCGCTTGATGTGTATATCGAGACATTGGATACAATACGCCCGTAGTGACAAACACTGCCAACGCCTTGAAGATATTCCAAGCTTCTAGGGCTCAGCAGACCTCGCTGATGGACGGCATCGAGATTGCACTTGCGGTCGAACTAGCGAAGATGGCATAGATGGCATAGATGGCATCTTCATCTATTCCAATGGCTCGGTATTGACGACAAATGGTACTGTAGTGGCCAAGGAAGCTATTCCCGATCAGGCAACCTTCAAGACCCGTGGGCGGTGCACCTGAAAGGCAAAAGCCAGCAACTCGAGCTCCGTCCATCCTTGCAAATCTCATGCAAATTGAGCTTCCCAGCTTCGGTAGTGCGCGTACGCTGTCCCTATAGCCGTAATCACGAGTCCTGAATGCCGATTATCCTCGCCCATGCTGGGGGATTCGAGTTCCAGCTGCTGAGTTCCTGTCCCTTGACCGAACTCCACTATTGAGCCGCGACCGCAGACCAGCGATTCAAGCCGACCACATCGCACACCGTGTCGTCGAATGCAGGTGGACAAGGAGTGGCACGCTTCGCTTCTGCGACGAGTGCCCCAACTGACAACGACCGCGTGAACTCCGGATCGCAAGATATCGAGCTCGTCGAGTATCCCGCCCGACGTACCACAGGGCCCCCACACAGTCAACCTACGAAAGTCGGGTCTCGAACCCCTCAACCTtcccaacctcaaccctTTCAGAAAACAGGCCACCGTTCGTCAGGTCGTCTCCGCTGGGGCCAGCCTGTCAAGCTCCGTTACTGGGTAGaggctcttcatcgtcgctCTGAAAAGACCGAAGACTGCGACGCAACAACTCTCAAAATGAAGTTTTCTCACAGCATCCAGTTCAACTCTGTTCCGGACTGGAGTGCGTATTATATCGCCTATAGCAATCTAAAAAAACTGTGCGTTGGAAACTCCCGAAGCGGCTATTTGTTCCGTTATACATTCCCCTTTTTCCCGTTCGGATCCTTGGGAGACGTGACATGATTGCCGTGCTTGTGTAGCCTTTGATCAACACCGTGCTAATAAAGTATTCGCGATGCAGGATATATTCGCTGGAACAGCAGGCCCATCGAGTGAATGAACATGGGAATGACGTCGAGTCCGCGCCTTTGCTTGACGATACACCAAGTGCCGATAAAATATTTCTGCAGGCTCTCGATGCCGAGTTGGATAAGATACGCTCTTTCTACCGTGCGAAAGAGTTGGATATATTCACGGAGGTTGACGATGTTATGAGAGATGCGGAGGAATACTCAGCAAAGGCAGACGGGGCCAACATGAACCCGATGCACGATGGCATGGCCAAAGGGAGAAGGATGAGTACGGGATCCGGACAAGATCAGCCAGCGGACTTTGGCTTTGATCATGAAAGACGCCAGAGCACGACCAGTGAGCCGGCGGCTGAcaacgatgacgaggatagCGATGACGACGCTGCGCGCCCATCATTAGGCCAGTCACACAGCGCCCACTTCGATGATGACCGTGCCGATGATATGAGAAGTTCAATCTGGACAGAGTCTAGGTACGGCCTTAACAGTCAGACGTTTAACAGGCGCGGGACCCAGCCCGATCAGTTCACCACCGACCCAACTCTGCTAGATCTCTACAACTCAGCAGCTTCCCTGAAGAAACGGATCGTTGCTGTTTATGTTTCTCTCTGTGGATTGAAGTCGTATATCCAGTTGAATAAGACTGGATTCTCCAAGGCCTTGAAAAAGTACGACAAGACCATTGATCGTAGTCTGCGGCGGGAGTACATGGCATCCGCCGTATCTTCGGCCTACCCTTTCCTAAACTCGACTATGGAAAAAGTCGAGGGATTTATCAACCAGATCGAGACTCTATATGCGGATTTAACTACAAATGGCGACCTGTCTCTGGCCAAGCGCGAGCTTCGCTTGCACCTTAGGGAGCACGTCGTATGGGAGAGGAACACTGTGTGGAGAGAAATGATTGGCATTGAAAGGAAAGCCCAGGCTGCCAATGTTGGTATTCGTCGGACGCTCCTAGGAGGAGACGAGGATCCTGCCGAGGCGCGCCGACAGGGTGATGAGCAGGTAGCCCCGAGCAGGGAATTCCGGACACCATGTGGAGTGATCAGTGCGCCAACATGGCTCTGGAGCGCAAACTTTGCAACTCTTGTTGTGGTGTTAGTTGTATTCGCAGTGCTGCTTTCGGTGCCGATCATGCAGAAGCCAGAACAACAAAACTGTTTGGCGATGCTCATTTTCGTGAGCTTACTATGGGCCACCGAGGTGAGTCTTGATAGCTGCCCTTTATCTGAACATGCTGACCACAGGCTAGGTTATCCCGCTTTTCGTAACTTCGTTGCTTGTCCCGTTCCTTGTCGTGCTGCTCGGCATCATGAAATCAGACGAGAAGCCGTATAAGCGCCTGGGGCCGAAAGAGGCTACTACTGTTGCCTTTGGCTCTATGTGGACCCCTGTTATCATGCTGCTTTTGGGCGGTTTCACCATAGCCGCAGCGTTATCCAAGCATGACATTGCGCGACGTATGGCGATGTTTGTATTGAGTAAAGCCGGGTCTAACCACCGTGTTGTGCTGCTCACCAACATGTTTGTGAGCATGTTCCTCAGCATGTGGATTAGCAACGTAGCCTCCCCGGTTCTCTGCTATTCAATTATTCAGGTTAGTGATATCTCTATCCAATAGTGAACTCCAGCTAacgcagccgcagcctctGTTGCGCAACCTTCCGCCGGATTCTAAATTTGCCAAGGCGTTGGTTCTAGGCATTGCGCTGGCTGCTAATGTCGGTGGTGCAGCGTCCCCAATTGCCTCTCCGCAGAACATCATCGCTCTCCAGAACATGTATCCCAACATCAGCTGGGGTACTTGGTTTTTCATCTCGTTGCCTGTCTGTATTATCTCGATTCTGTTAATCTGGGTGCTTCTACTGGTTACCTTCCGTCCAGGCCGGGATACTACGATTGTGCCCATTAAGCCAGTGAAAGATAACTTCAGCGGCCTCCAATACTTTATTAGTATTGTCACTCTAACGACAATTGCCTTATGGTGTGGCAGCCATCAGCTCGAGCATGTGTTTGGCGATATGGGTGTGATTGCGATCATCCCAATTGTGCTATTTTTCGGGACCGGAATTCTGAACAAGGAGGATTTCAACAATTTCCTATGGACAATCATCATTCTCGCCGCTGGCGGGCTTTGCCTCGGCAAGGCAGTGACGTCTTCGGGGCTGCTACAAACTATGGCAGAAGGCATCCGGGAGCGGGTAGAAGATTTCAGtctctacggagtactgaTTGTATTTTCGACACTGATTCTCGTCGTTGCGACGTTCATTTCTCACACTGTCGCAGCCTTGATCATGCTCCCCCTCGTACGACAGATTGGCGTCAGTATGGACGACCCACACCCCAATCTGCTGGTGATGGCTAGCGCATTGATGTGCTCAGTGGCCATGGCTCTGCCGACCAGTGGATTCCCAAATATGAGTATGTGACCCTTTACTGGTTGTTTCGCGTTTCAAGACTAACAAATGTTCTAGCCGCCATTATGACGGAGGTGCCGCAGACTGGCCAGCGCTATTTGCGAGTGCGACACTTCTTCACGCGGGGTATCCCTGCCAGTCTGATGTCATGGGCAGTGGTCGTTACAATTGGTTATGGACTGATGCGTGTTGCCGGATTATAgactttgtcttttcttcaacCCACTACAATGTACTATCCTCCCCACGTATACTAGATCTCAGGTTTGTTTTGAGTTATGGGATATATAAGTTGCATCTGAATTATTGATTCATTTTACATAGAATACAATTAATGCAATCGTCAAAATAGAACAAATGACATGCCTGTATTAAACGGTAAAGTGAAGCCAGGCGAGTtcaaacaaaaaaaaaaaaagaagaagagcggaTCTAGAGCAAGTGCTAGAAAACCAATCCACCGCAAAATGGAATCCAAAATACAAAGCCAAAGTTCGTGGACGACATGACATCGAGCCGGCACCAATCAATAATCACCAGCACTCATGGTCATAGAGCAAGCAGCAAGTAGACCATCATTTACTAATTCCTAATCAGTCAGTCAGCATATCTACCCAGTGTGCTTGAAAGGAACAAAGTAAGGGagaggggaaaaaaaaaagagactTACAATAATCCAAGCGTC encodes:
- a CDS encoding calcium/proton exchanger (COG:P;~EggNog:ENOG410PFNX;~InterPro:IPR004798,IPR004837,IPR004713;~PFAM:PF01699;~TransMembrane:10 (o55-72i79-97o109-130i142-161o181-199i211-232o271-292i337-364o370-391i398-418o);~go_component: GO:0016021 - integral component of membrane [Evidence IEA];~go_function: GO:0008324 - cation transmembrane transporter activity [Evidence IEA];~go_function: GO:0015369 - calcium:proton antiporter activity [Evidence IEA];~go_process: GO:0006812 - cation transport [Evidence IEA];~go_process: GO:0006816 - calcium ion transport [Evidence IEA];~go_process: GO:0055085 - transmembrane transport [Evidence IEA]), giving the protein MTGLSTSNGVPEPNERDSLIGDSHGNPAQRKPERHWTNWPSHAAHLTWQVLVRDYVNILLVFVPLGIISGALKWDSVTVFVLNFFAIVPLASLLSFVTEELAATLGQALGGLMNATFGNAVELIVSIIALKDNQIRVVQASMLGSILSNILLVLGCCFLVGGLRYPEQTFNSTVASTMSSLMTVSSASLIIPATLYASLTSSNSDKTDSQILFLSHWTAIILLVLYIIYLFFQLKSHSQLFEEVNHETSGDPEAAGDSVPEHEEEQLLNPWAASVALVIVTILVAICADYLVGSIDSIVEKTGMTRTFIGLILIPIVGNAAEHVTAVVVAWKGKMDLAIGVAIGSSLQIALFVTPFLVILGWIMNVEMTLHFHIFETVAFFISGLVVTFLIQDGKSNYLEGCLCLGMYLILALAFWVYPDAPNDSALFHT
- a CDS encoding mitochondrial 37S ribosomal protein uS7m (BUSCO:EOG09264R1U;~COG:J;~EggNog:ENOG410PG3E;~InterPro:IPR023798,IPR036823,IPR000235;~PFAM:PF00177;~go_process: GO:0006412 - translation [Evidence IEA]), producing the protein MPPRLNLFAARTSVPVFRQSTTPQRPIASALIRANAAPCTRSSTPRRWNSSGSDDKKKLEEAEHAADPLPHVSQEAAEINDIMDKEKRCDGTPSSPELEQGTMVSEILSRDKEAQKHAPKVFQDQINKGPSGSRSFSTSARRLQVEKQTGAGSEGPISDAEQAALLQSMISEATQEPEELAPGLKYKAPKSLPRSEHFRYRYEPVVEQFTKNLMQDGKLATAQKNMSIILDHLRSSPAPQVNPNRPLLPGPPTPQLPLNPILYLTLIVDSVAPLIKLHHAKGIAGGGQTLQVPVALAERQRRRAAIGWIIDGSKKRRDAKFAHRVANELVAVAEGRSGVWEKRDGVHKLGIAGRVNIGAKANKRGKGF
- the PHO91 gene encoding putative plasma membrane phosphate transporter Pho87 (COG:P;~EggNog:ENOG410PIQM;~InterPro:IPR001898,IPR004331;~PFAM:PF03600,PF00939;~TransMembrane:12 (o386-408i420-453o473-495i516-534o560-581i602-625o645-663i670-692o698-718i739-765o785-806i827-850o);~go_component: GO:0016020 - membrane [Evidence IEA];~go_function: GO:0022857 - transmembrane transporter activity [Evidence IEA];~go_process: GO:0055085 - transmembrane transport [Evidence IEA]) yields the protein MKFSHSIQFNSVPDWSAYYIAYSNLKKLIYSLEQQAHRVNEHGNDVESAPLLDDTPSADKIFLQALDAELDKIRSFYRAKELDIFTEVDDVMRDAEEYSAKADGANMNPMHDGMAKGRRMSTGSGQDQPADFGFDHERRQSTTSEPAADNDDEDSDDDAARPSLGQSHSAHFDDDRADDMRSSIWTESRYGLNSQTFNRRGTQPDQFTTDPTLLDLYNSAASLKKRIVAVYVSLCGLKSYIQLNKTGFSKALKKYDKTIDRSLRREYMASAVSSAYPFLNSTMEKVEGFINQIETLYADLTTNGDLSLAKRELRLHLREHVVWERNTVWREMIGIERKAQAANVGIRRTLLGGDEDPAEARRQGDEQVAPSREFRTPCGVISAPTWLWSANFATLVVVLVVFAVLLSVPIMQKPEQQNCLAMLIFVSLLWATEVIPLFVTSLLVPFLVVLLGIMKSDEKPYKRLGPKEATTVAFGSMWTPVIMLLLGGFTIAAALSKHDIARRMAMFVLSKAGSNHRVVLLTNMFVSMFLSMWISNVASPVLCYSIIQPLLRNLPPDSKFAKALVLGIALAANVGGAASPIASPQNIIALQNMYPNISWGTWFFISLPVCIISILLIWVLLLVTFRPGRDTTIVPIKPVKDNFSGLQYFISIVTLTTIALWCGSHQLEHVFGDMGVIAIIPIVLFFGTGILNKEDFNNFLWTIIILAAGGLCLGKAVTSSGLLQTMAEGIRERVEDFSLYGVLIVFSTLILVVATFISHTVAALIMLPLVRQIGVSMDDPHPNLLVMASALMCSVAMALPTSGFPNMTAIMTEVPQTGQRYLRVRHFFTRGIPASLMSWAVVVTIGYGLMRVAGL